In a single window of the Flavobacterium sp. W4I14 genome:
- a CDS encoding GH15 family glucan-1,4-alpha-glucosidase (product_source=COG3387; cath_funfam=1.50.10.10; cog=COG3387; pfam=PF00723,PF19291; superfamily=48208) → MAEQHLYQTGIIGNCAFIAHVNKNTDISWLCWPRFDSPFVFGSLLDEKKGGEFSILPQGEFTSTQYYIENTNVLRTEITAEDGKYRITDFAPRFHLYDRYFKPLMFIRKIEPLAGNPRITIKCEPVCDYGKGKMRSSRGSNHIDYLGCDENIRLSTNVSLTYIFDEKAFVLNEAKYLIMTYGQNLEAPVVSTAENFLRETIAYWRLWIKHSSIAGFYQPFVIRSALVLKIHQYEDTGAIIAASTTSLPESPGSTRNWDYRYCWLRDSHYVLTSLNHIGHFEEMEKYFNYLSDISHAEDTRYQPLYGIAGERKITEHTLNHLEGYKGEQPIRIGNQAYEHIQNDIYGQVLISMLPLYTDHRFVFSERSDSIKWIESVLSKIERTIDEKDAGIWEFRNIANVHCYSNLFQWAGAQAALKMAKTIGNEDFEKRAEILIDKAAAHIEACYDPERKVYTNAVGSPHLDASTLQLIMMNYLDPASDRAKDHLIALEKELKTEDGLFYRYLHADDFGKPKTTFLICAFWYVEALACVGRTDEAIKEFENIIKYCNHLLLFSEDVDAKTGSQWGNFPQAYSHVGLMNAAYRIAIKLDRPIFL, encoded by the coding sequence ATGGCCGAACAGCACCTTTATCAAACAGGAATTATAGGAAATTGCGCTTTCATTGCACACGTAAATAAAAATACTGATATATCTTGGCTTTGCTGGCCACGTTTCGATAGCCCTTTTGTATTTGGCAGTTTATTGGATGAGAAAAAAGGAGGGGAGTTTTCGATATTACCACAAGGTGAATTTACCTCTACTCAATATTATATTGAAAATACCAATGTATTAAGGACGGAAATTACTGCCGAAGATGGGAAATACCGGATTACAGATTTTGCACCACGTTTTCATCTATACGATCGCTATTTTAAACCGCTAATGTTCATCAGAAAGATCGAACCTTTGGCGGGGAACCCGCGCATTACCATCAAGTGTGAGCCGGTATGCGATTATGGGAAAGGTAAAATGAGGTCGAGTAGAGGCAGTAATCATATTGATTATTTGGGTTGTGATGAAAATATCCGCTTAAGTACCAATGTATCGCTTACTTATATTTTTGACGAAAAGGCATTTGTACTGAATGAAGCCAAATACCTCATTATGACTTATGGACAAAATTTAGAGGCTCCGGTAGTAAGTACTGCAGAAAATTTTTTGCGGGAAACCATCGCCTATTGGCGATTATGGATTAAACATTCGTCAATCGCGGGTTTTTACCAACCTTTCGTAATCCGATCAGCCTTGGTGCTGAAAATCCATCAATATGAAGACACCGGTGCAATTATAGCGGCCAGTACCACTAGTTTACCAGAATCGCCCGGCAGTACCCGAAACTGGGATTATAGGTATTGCTGGTTAAGAGATTCGCATTATGTATTAACTTCATTGAACCATATCGGTCATTTTGAAGAAATGGAGAAGTATTTTAATTACCTCTCTGATATTTCGCATGCTGAAGATACACGCTATCAACCCTTGTACGGTATTGCAGGAGAAAGGAAAATTACCGAGCATACATTAAATCATCTGGAAGGTTACAAAGGCGAGCAACCCATTAGAATAGGAAACCAGGCCTACGAACACATTCAGAATGATATTTACGGTCAGGTTTTAATTTCAATGTTACCACTTTATACCGACCACCGTTTTGTTTTTTCCGAACGTAGCGATTCGATAAAGTGGATTGAAAGTGTGCTTTCTAAAATTGAACGGACAATTGATGAAAAGGATGCCGGAATTTGGGAATTCAGGAACATTGCCAATGTACATTGTTATAGTAACCTCTTTCAATGGGCAGGAGCACAGGCTGCTTTAAAAATGGCTAAAACTATTGGTAATGAGGATTTCGAGAAGCGTGCAGAAATTTTGATTGATAAGGCTGCGGCACATATAGAAGCCTGCTACGATCCGGAAAGAAAAGTGTATACCAACGCCGTAGGAAGCCCGCATTTAGATGCCAGCACTTTACAGTTAATTATGATGAATTATTTGGACCCGGCTTCAGATCGGGCGAAAGATCATTTAATCGCTTTAGAAAAGGAGTTGAAAACGGAAGATGGACTATTTTACCGTTACTTACATGCTGACGATTTCGGTAAGCCAAAAACAACATTTTTAATCTGTGCCTTTTGGTATGTGGAGGCTTTGGCCTGTGTTGGCCGTACGGATGAAGCGATTAAAGAATTCGAAAATATTATTAAATATTGTAATCATCTTCTTTTGTTCAGTGAGGATGTTGATGCTAAAACGGGTAGCCAGTGGGGTAATTTCCCCCAGGCCTATAGTCATGTAGGCTTAATGAATGCGGCTTATCGCATTGCAATTAAACTGGATAGGCCAATATTTTTGTAA
- a CDS encoding glucose-1-phosphate adenylyltransferase (product_source=KO:K00975; cath_funfam=2.160.10.10,3.90.550.10; cog=COG0448; ko=KO:K00975; pfam=PF00483; superfamily=53448; tigrfam=TIGR02091) — protein MTDKVLGVILGGGQGSRLSPLTQTRSKPAVPIAGKYRLVDIPISNCLNSGIHRMFVLTQFNSASLNKHIKNTYHFSHFSTAFVDILAAEQTVQNSGWFQGTADAVRQCMHHIVSHEFDYILILSGDQLYQMDFKDMIEKHIEANAEITIATIPVTAKDATDFGILKADEENMITSFIEKPKTGLEDWVSDTGAEMQGEGRNFLASMGIYVFNREYLINILNENEEEKDFGKEILPRAISQSRVLSFQYEGYWTDIGNISSFFEANLGLTDEIPKFNMFDSNHAIFTRARMLPPSKISGTTLDKTIIAEGCIIQASKVEHAVLGIRSRIGKDTVITNAYIMGSDRYQTLEEIQDETGKGNSLIGIGDRCFINNAIIDKNCRIGNDVKINGGDHLEDGDFELYAVKDGIVVIKKGAVVPSGTVI, from the coding sequence ATGACTGACAAAGTTTTAGGCGTTATCCTTGGCGGTGGCCAGGGCTCTAGATTATCGCCGCTAACACAAACACGTTCTAAACCTGCAGTTCCAATTGCTGGTAAATACCGATTGGTAGATATTCCGATTTCGAATTGCCTAAATTCTGGAATTCATCGAATGTTTGTGTTAACCCAGTTTAATTCAGCATCCCTAAACAAACACATTAAAAACACGTATCACTTTAGCCATTTTAGTACGGCCTTTGTTGATATTTTGGCGGCTGAACAAACTGTACAAAACTCAGGTTGGTTCCAGGGTACAGCAGATGCCGTTCGTCAGTGTATGCATCACATTGTTTCGCACGAATTCGATTACATTTTGATTTTATCCGGCGATCAACTGTACCAGATGGACTTTAAGGATATGATTGAAAAACATATCGAGGCCAATGCAGAAATTACTATTGCCACTATTCCGGTAACGGCAAAAGATGCAACAGATTTTGGTATTTTAAAGGCCGATGAAGAAAACATGATCACCTCTTTTATCGAAAAGCCTAAAACCGGTTTAGAAGACTGGGTTTCAGATACCGGCGCAGAAATGCAGGGCGAAGGACGTAATTTCTTAGCTTCGATGGGTATTTACGTTTTCAACCGCGAGTACCTGATCAATATCTTAAATGAGAACGAAGAAGAAAAGGATTTTGGCAAAGAGATTTTGCCTAGAGCAATTTCTCAGAGCAGGGTTTTAAGCTTTCAATATGAAGGCTATTGGACCGATATTGGAAATATTTCATCTTTCTTTGAAGCCAATTTAGGTCTAACGGATGAAATTCCTAAATTTAATATGTTCGATAGCAACCATGCTATTTTCACCAGGGCACGGATGTTGCCTCCTTCAAAAATTTCGGGTACCACCTTGGATAAAACGATTATTGCTGAAGGCTGTATTATTCAGGCGAGCAAAGTAGAACATGCTGTTTTGGGGATCAGATCAAGGATTGGGAAGGATACGGTTATTACCAATGCTTATATTATGGGCAGTGATAGGTACCAAACCTTAGAAGAGATACAGGATGAAACGGGTAAGGGAAATTCGTTAATAGGTATTGGCGACCGTTGTTTTATTAATAATGCCATTATCGATAAAAACTGCCGCATTGGCAATGATGTAAAAATTAATGGTGGCGATCATTTGGAAGATGGAGACTTTGAGCTTTATGCCGTTAAAGATGGTATCGTGGTAATTAAAAAAGGTGCTGTTGTACCTAGTGGAACAGTAATTTAA
- a CDS encoding trehalose 6-phosphate synthase/phosphatase (product_source=KO:K16055; cath_funfam=3.40.50.1000,3.40.50.2000; cog=COG0380,COG1877; ko=KO:K16055; pfam=PF00982,PF02358; superfamily=53756,56784; tigrfam=TIGR00685,TIGR02400) gives MDTSNTSMKTVIISNRLPVKIIEENNEYTLIPSEGGLATGLGDVYKSGNSIWIGWPGIEVPEERQEEVTQKLAALNLYPVYLTQNEINLYYEGFSNEVLWPVFHYLVTYAHYEQSYWDCYRSVNEKFAKSAMQVLNRRDKIWIQDYQLLLLPGILREKLPNATIGFFQHIPFPSYEIFRLIPWREELLNGLIGADLIGFHTYDDVRHFISTATRLLPVNSSSNILSSNERQIVVEAFPMGIDFDKFSGLTATEEVKKEINYFRAGKEGIKVILSIDRLDYSKGILERLKALELLLQLHPEYIGKIELFMIVVPSRDTVPQYSELRDQIDQFVGNLNARYRSVNWIPVNYFYRSFPIEVLSALYATADICLVTPMRDGMNLVSKEYVASRNNNDGVLILSEMAGASKELTDAVIVNPNNLGDIMEAIVTALKMSPSEQQMRMKAMRAIVQKFNVKHWVNNFILRLNEVKDSQKSLLTKHAVNAINEVIVTKYAHTQNRVLFLDYDGTLVDFTGNIDDASPDAELYDLIENLTLDKANKVVIISGRRNETLEHWFGHLKVDLIAEHGAWQKSFGDKWNSLPLLTDQWKQEIKTLLETYTDRTPGSFIEEKSYSLVWHYRKAEEGLGDLRANEIISHMKILAADKGLQLMPGNKVIEFKNMEVNKGKAALNWLYDKKPDFILALGDDHTDEDIFRALPDDAFTIKVGNNISEAKYYLNDFNEVRKLLWSLVKEAFVGRS, from the coding sequence GTGGATACATCAAATACAAGCATGAAGACAGTTATAATATCGAACAGACTACCCGTTAAAATCATAGAAGAAAACAACGAATACACCCTTATTCCAAGTGAGGGCGGCCTTGCCACAGGATTAGGAGACGTTTATAAATCTGGTAATTCCATTTGGATCGGCTGGCCCGGTATTGAAGTACCGGAAGAACGTCAGGAAGAAGTTACTCAAAAACTTGCCGCATTAAACCTATATCCAGTTTACCTTACGCAAAACGAAATCAATTTATATTACGAAGGCTTCTCGAACGAAGTATTATGGCCGGTTTTTCATTACCTTGTTACCTACGCCCATTACGAACAAAGTTATTGGGACTGCTACCGGTCAGTTAATGAGAAATTTGCAAAAAGTGCCATGCAGGTACTTAACAGAAGAGATAAAATCTGGATCCAGGATTACCAGTTACTCCTTCTTCCAGGTATTTTAAGGGAAAAACTTCCAAATGCTACAATTGGGTTTTTCCAACATATTCCTTTTCCATCATACGAAATATTCCGTTTAATCCCTTGGCGCGAAGAACTATTGAACGGCTTAATTGGTGCCGATTTGATCGGTTTTCATACCTATGACGATGTTCGTCATTTTATCAGTACAGCAACACGCTTGCTCCCTGTAAACTCATCATCAAACATACTCAGCAGCAACGAAAGGCAAATTGTTGTAGAAGCTTTTCCAATGGGGATTGATTTCGATAAATTTTCTGGCTTAACCGCAACAGAAGAGGTAAAAAAAGAAATAAATTACTTTAGAGCAGGTAAAGAAGGTATAAAAGTCATCTTGTCTATCGATCGGCTCGATTACAGCAAAGGCATATTAGAAAGATTAAAGGCTTTAGAACTACTGCTTCAGCTCCATCCAGAGTACATTGGCAAAATTGAGCTTTTTATGATCGTAGTTCCTTCCCGCGATACGGTACCGCAATACAGTGAGTTAAGAGACCAGATTGATCAGTTTGTGGGTAATTTAAATGCTAGGTACCGCTCCGTAAACTGGATTCCGGTAAATTATTTTTATCGTTCTTTTCCTATTGAAGTTTTATCAGCGCTTTACGCTACAGCAGATATCTGTTTGGTTACGCCTATGCGCGATGGAATGAATTTGGTAAGTAAAGAATATGTGGCCAGCAGGAACAATAATGATGGTGTGCTTATTTTAAGCGAAATGGCCGGTGCATCAAAAGAATTAACAGACGCAGTAATTGTTAATCCGAATAACCTGGGCGACATTATGGAAGCCATTGTAACTGCACTTAAAATGTCACCGTCAGAACAACAAATGCGTATGAAAGCCATGCGTGCAATTGTACAAAAATTCAATGTTAAACATTGGGTTAACAATTTTATTTTAAGATTAAACGAAGTGAAAGATTCTCAAAAATCCTTATTAACAAAACATGCAGTAAATGCTATTAATGAAGTGATTGTTACTAAATATGCACATACGCAAAATCGTGTACTATTTTTAGATTATGATGGTACCCTTGTAGATTTTACCGGAAATATTGACGACGCTTCGCCAGATGCCGAATTGTACGATTTGATTGAGAACCTAACCCTTGACAAGGCAAATAAAGTGGTTATTATTAGTGGGAGAAGGAATGAAACCCTAGAGCATTGGTTTGGCCATTTAAAAGTTGATCTGATTGCCGAGCATGGTGCATGGCAAAAATCGTTTGGAGATAAATGGAACAGCCTGCCCTTACTTACCGACCAATGGAAACAGGAAATAAAAACTTTACTAGAAACCTATACAGACCGTACTCCGGGATCATTTATTGAAGAAAAAAGTTACTCACTGGTTTGGCATTACCGGAAAGCAGAAGAAGGACTTGGTGATTTAAGGGCCAATGAAATTATCAGCCATATGAAAATTTTAGCTGCAGATAAAGGCCTGCAACTCATGCCAGGCAATAAGGTAATTGAGTTTAAAAATATGGAGGTTAACAAAGGGAAGGCTGCCCTTAACTGGTTGTACGATAAAAAACCTGATTTTATTTTGGCCCTTGGTGATGACCATACCGATGAAGATATTTTCAGGGCATTACCAGATGATGCTTTTACCATTAAAGTTGGCAACAACATTTCGGAAGCAAAATATTACCTAAATGATTTTAATGAAGTGCGAAAACTGCTTTGGAGCTTAGTAAAAGAGGCGTTTGTAGGGCGGAGTTAA